A stretch of Elusimicrobiota bacterium DNA encodes these proteins:
- the acsC gene encoding acetyl-CoA decarbonylase/synthase complex subunit gamma yields the protein MALTGLDIYKLLPKTNCRDCESPTCLAFAMKLAQKKADLSACPHVSEDAKLALAAAAEPPIRTVKLGNPAQPHVLGGETVMYRHEKTFYHPCGLGVSVEDNVNREELDKFCTGFNALEFDRVGEKVRTEYVCLRNLTGKKEQYISVLHGLKDGITNPQVVYVCLNPVVDALPEIIKILAPSRVAVGLVNKDNLQAYIDISKKMGIALILDGETLDDALALSASCAAAGVKDILINVRTENYAQCFESLVQLRRLALKKNYRPAGIPAVVFIDNKDDPYTSLALASMVVAKYGALVFLPSIEPWQQLALVTLRQNIYTDPQKPVTVEPKLYTVGGTPDAASPVMVTTNFSLTYFTVEPEIVNSKTAAWLLVVDTEGMSVLTAWSAEKFTAERVVNAMKAAGIEQKVAHRKLILPGYVAVMSGKLADLSGWEVLVGPREASGIPKFIKSVWKNGAV from the coding sequence ATGGCGTTAACTGGGCTCGATATATATAAACTGTTACCCAAAACTAACTGCCGGGATTGCGAGTCACCAACCTGCCTGGCGTTTGCAATGAAGCTTGCGCAAAAAAAAGCTGACCTATCCGCATGCCCGCACGTGAGTGAAGATGCAAAACTGGCGTTAGCTGCTGCAGCGGAACCGCCGATACGGACTGTTAAATTAGGAAATCCTGCTCAACCGCATGTCTTAGGCGGGGAAACTGTAATGTACCGCCACGAGAAAACGTTCTACCATCCCTGTGGGCTTGGGGTTAGTGTTGAAGATAATGTTAACAGGGAAGAATTGGATAAATTCTGTACGGGTTTTAATGCGTTGGAGTTTGACCGTGTCGGGGAAAAGGTTCGGACAGAATATGTATGCCTAAGAAATCTTACCGGCAAGAAGGAACAGTATATTTCTGTGCTTCACGGTTTGAAGGATGGAATAACAAACCCGCAGGTTGTTTACGTATGCCTGAATCCTGTGGTTGATGCGTTACCTGAAATTATTAAAATCCTTGCTCCGTCCCGTGTGGCGGTTGGGTTGGTAAATAAGGATAATCTACAAGCGTATATCGATATTTCAAAAAAAATGGGGATAGCATTAATTCTTGATGGTGAAACTTTGGATGACGCATTGGCATTATCCGCATCTTGTGCTGCGGCGGGGGTTAAGGATATCCTTATAAATGTCCGTACGGAAAATTATGCGCAGTGTTTTGAATCGTTAGTCCAGCTGCGGAGGTTGGCGTTAAAGAAAAATTATCGTCCTGCCGGCATACCTGCAGTGGTGTTTATTGATAATAAAGATGATCCTTATACCAGCCTGGCATTGGCGTCTATGGTTGTAGCGAAGTACGGTGCACTGGTGTTTCTCCCATCGATTGAGCCGTGGCAGCAGTTGGCGTTGGTGACATTACGTCAAAATATATATACCGACCCGCAGAAGCCGGTTACTGTTGAGCCTAAACTTTATACCGTTGGAGGTACGCCGGATGCTGCATCGCCTGTGATGGTAACCACAAATTTTTCGTTGACGTACTTCACGGTTGAACCTGAAATCGTTAATTCTAAAACCGCAGCATGGTTATTGGTAGTGGATACCGAAGGAATGTCAGTACTTACCGCGTGGTCCGCTGAGAAGTTTACTGCAGAACGTGTGGTTAATGCAATGAAGGCTGCGGGGATTGAACAAAAAGTTGCACACCGTAAACTTATTCTTCCGGGATATGTTGCGGTAATGTCCGGGAAACTCGCGGATTTATCGGGTTGGGAAGTTTTAGTCGGCCCGAGGGAAGCATCGGGGATACCTAAGTTTATTAAGTCTGTCTGGAAAAACGGTGCGGTTTAA
- a CDS encoding FecR domain-containing protein yields MMRCLGLLTLLITSVLTATVFTAETTTAVTGSSCTLTVFNTPPFSGKRTAIVKSFTGKGSMQVPGKDKWVTVFEGMEISEENTLFTHPKSTVIVKFDDESELTVKPGSVLHFKQMQQKAENKFTQLTVWVGGLRAKVKPLKSADNFYVRTPVSVCAVRGTDFSVDVGQNNAVTTKVYTGQVAVQSPDDPTKEVVLSDGQQVTVSPDKDFPLKAGNVTTEKEAVAPAGKKTEDTAKSKDIKAAPQQDNELVAPTAIPGSQQQATSKPSASNSGKPFSLDGQFGTETLTDQDGNKMTFSKLKLTPEFKFWKIGVGLDIVLYFNDKGEIRGTDWDFNEMKDALDKIWYLSWGSKGESIYAYVGGFRNLTMGHGLIMSNYSNMLQYPSVRKGGAELDLNLGYIGFETMVSDVNRAEIYGGRMYVRPLWGTGLPIIKKLGIGVSAFTDQNPDSDTVYVTSGNMIVPVSVTTTGDQVNVYGADIDLPVITSPIMSMVVYADAALMDVGEKYVLVDNVRDGGTGSAAGVAGTILSLVNYRAEYRKTESNFVPSYFNAFYDVDRITKATTMQKMTDAVAIKEGPYAEVNMSIMGQINARLSYEDYTYDPENIYPWVHGEINVDPQLLMNKLTIAFYYDKRNASTWEDLITVKGQNTIIRTEIGYPFSSNIFLVVITKQTFDAQGNPFNSTSVETRVKF; encoded by the coding sequence ATGATGAGATGTTTAGGTTTGTTAACGTTGTTAATAACAAGTGTGTTGACAGCTACGGTATTTACAGCGGAGACTACTACAGCGGTTACTGGAAGCAGCTGTACGTTAACGGTGTTTAATACGCCTCCCTTTTCGGGTAAACGCACAGCTATTGTGAAATCGTTTACCGGTAAAGGTAGTATGCAAGTACCCGGGAAAGATAAATGGGTTACTGTGTTTGAAGGTATGGAAATCTCGGAAGAAAATACGTTGTTTACCCACCCGAAATCTACGGTAATTGTGAAATTTGATGACGAAAGTGAACTAACAGTAAAACCGGGTAGCGTGTTACATTTTAAACAAATGCAGCAAAAAGCGGAGAATAAGTTTACCCAGCTTACCGTTTGGGTAGGCGGGCTGCGGGCAAAGGTTAAACCGTTGAAGTCAGCGGATAATTTTTATGTTCGCACACCGGTCTCAGTCTGCGCGGTACGCGGGACGGACTTTTCAGTAGATGTCGGGCAGAATAATGCGGTTACTACAAAAGTTTATACCGGTCAGGTAGCAGTACAGAGCCCAGATGATCCTACCAAAGAAGTAGTTCTTTCTGACGGGCAGCAGGTTACTGTCAGTCCGGATAAAGATTTTCCCTTAAAAGCGGGTAACGTAACAACAGAGAAAGAAGCTGTAGCACCAGCAGGTAAAAAAACTGAAGATACAGCAAAATCTAAGGATATAAAAGCTGCGCCTCAACAGGATAATGAGTTGGTTGCACCGACAGCGATCCCTGGTTCTCAGCAGCAGGCAACTTCGAAGCCGTCCGCTAGTAATAGCGGTAAGCCGTTCTCTCTCGACGGTCAATTTGGTACGGAAACTCTTACCGATCAAGATGGCAACAAAATGACATTTTCAAAACTTAAACTTACACCGGAATTTAAATTTTGGAAGATCGGTGTTGGATTAGATATTGTCTTGTACTTTAATGATAAAGGCGAAATCCGGGGTACTGACTGGGACTTTAACGAAATGAAAGATGCGCTTGATAAAATATGGTACCTCAGTTGGGGTTCAAAAGGAGAGTCTATATACGCCTATGTTGGAGGGTTCAGAAACCTTACGATGGGGCATGGGCTTATTATGTCGAACTATTCTAATATGCTGCAATACCCGTCGGTACGAAAGGGCGGGGCAGAGCTTGACCTCAACCTCGGGTATATCGGGTTTGAAACTATGGTGAGTGATGTCAACCGTGCAGAGATTTATGGCGGCCGGATGTATGTACGCCCGTTATGGGGTACTGGTTTGCCGATAATTAAGAAGTTAGGTATCGGTGTCAGTGCGTTTACCGACCAAAACCCGGATTCGGATACTGTGTATGTAACGTCAGGTAATATGATTGTACCGGTGTCTGTAACAACCACAGGTGACCAAGTGAATGTATACGGTGCGGATATTGACCTGCCGGTAATAACCTCTCCTATAATGTCGATGGTAGTTTATGCCGACGCTGCGTTAATGGACGTCGGGGAAAAGTATGTACTAGTGGATAATGTAAGGGACGGGGGAACCGGTTCTGCGGCTGGTGTAGCAGGAACGATACTATCATTAGTGAACTACCGGGCAGAGTATCGAAAGACGGAAAGTAATTTTGTGCCGTCCTATTTCAACGCGTTTTATGATGTGGACCGTATAACAAAAGCGACAACGATGCAGAAAATGACGGATGCTGTGGCAATAAAAGAAGGGCCGTATGCTGAGGTTAACATGAGTATCATGGGACAGATCAACGCAAGGCTGAGTTATGAAGATTATACGTATGATCCTGAGAATATTTATCCATGGGTACACGGTGAAATTAATGTTGACCCGCAGTTGTTGATGAATAAGTTGACTATTGCATTTTACTACGATAAACGTAATGCCAGTACATGGGAAGATTTGATCACCGTTAAAGGGCAAAATACGATTATCCGTACTGAGATCGGATATCCGTTCAGTTCAAATATTTTCCTTGTTGTAATTACGAAACAGACGTTTGATGCACAGGGTAATCCATTTAATTCAACATCTGTCGAAACAAGGGTTAAGTTTTAG
- a CDS encoding response regulator, whose protein sequence is MAKKILIIDDEPNILRVATIRLSKAGYEVVTANDGVKGLELAKTVQPALILLDLSLPELNGSDVCKLIKMDDKLKHIPVIVLSASAESIKDKALSIGADDYVIKPYEPAELLSKIEQYFYVKK, encoded by the coding sequence ATGGCAAAAAAGATACTTATAATCGACGATGAACCTAATATTCTTAGAGTTGCTACGATTAGGTTATCAAAAGCCGGGTATGAAGTGGTTACTGCGAATGATGGTGTAAAAGGGCTGGAACTTGCAAAAACCGTGCAACCGGCCTTAATTCTGCTTGACTTGAGTTTGCCGGAGCTAAACGGTTCAGATGTTTGTAAACTTATAAAAATGGACGATAAATTGAAGCATATACCGGTCATAGTGTTAAGTGCGTCGGCGGAAAGTATTAAAGATAAGGCTTTAAGTATTGGCGCGGATGACTATGTTATTAAACCTTACGAACCGGCTGAGTTGTTATCAAAAATAGAACAATATTTTTATGTGAAAAAATGA